From the genome of Halomonas sp. I5-271120, one region includes:
- a CDS encoding antitoxin Xre/MbcA/ParS toxin-binding domain-containing protein: MTTERNTPRVRLRGSVIKYEAPLEPAAEAEDWTIYGAAEPVGEIAIAVWRAAIELFEGNRAAAERWLYSEVKGLGWKRPIDVMREDPHQVLDLIGRLERGVHT; encoded by the coding sequence ATGACGACTGAACGCAATACACCGCGTGTTCGGTTACGGGGTAGTGTCATCAAGTACGAGGCCCCGCTAGAGCCAGCTGCAGAAGCGGAAGATTGGACGATATATGGCGCTGCCGAGCCAGTAGGGGAGATCGCAATCGCCGTCTGGCGGGCAGCAATCGAACTTTTCGAAGGTAATCGAGCTGCGGCAGAGCGTTGGCTATATAGCGAGGTAAAAGGCCTCGGCTGGAAGCGCCCCATCGATGTCATGCGAGAAGATCCTCATCAGGTACTGGATCTGATAGGCAGGCTGGAGAGAGGAGTTCACACATAA
- a CDS encoding DUF3307 domain-containing protein, with amino-acid sequence MTSPEMATLLGLVLGHMSGDFLLQPRRWVDSKQRHKRLSPALYWHACLHGLLTALVLTLAGSGPGIILAGTLLVATSHALIDLGKAHLDSNRLRWFLLDQLLHLLVLLGLWLAWLGSLQPLFEVAAWITTPRALTLAGAYLLVTRPMAIAIALAMRPWSDEVNDPGTLAAAGARIGMLERFLVLTLVLLDELTAVGFLLTAKSVLRFGDLRESSDRKLTEYVLLGTLLSVSATLALGLLVRSLHLG; translated from the coding sequence ATGACTTCCCCAGAAATGGCGACACTGCTCGGCTTGGTGCTAGGCCACATGAGTGGCGATTTTCTGCTTCAGCCGCGCCGATGGGTGGACTCAAAACAACGCCACAAGCGATTGTCGCCAGCCCTCTACTGGCATGCATGCCTGCACGGTTTGCTCACGGCTCTGGTGCTCACGCTCGCAGGGAGCGGGCCGGGCATAATTCTGGCCGGCACGCTTCTCGTGGCGACCAGCCATGCACTGATCGACCTTGGCAAGGCACACCTTGATTCGAACCGACTGCGGTGGTTCCTACTCGACCAGCTATTACACCTGCTGGTGCTACTCGGGCTTTGGCTTGCCTGGCTAGGCAGCCTACAGCCACTCTTTGAAGTCGCCGCCTGGATAACCACCCCACGAGCCCTGACGCTTGCTGGCGCCTACCTGCTAGTGACCCGACCGATGGCCATCGCCATAGCCCTGGCCATGCGCCCCTGGAGCGATGAAGTCAACGACCCCGGGACTCTGGCGGCGGCCGGAGCCCGCATCGGCATGCTCGAGCGCTTCCTGGTACTGACACTGGTGCTGCTGGACGAACTGACCGCCGTGGGCTTCCTGCTGACTGCCAAGTCAGTGCTGCGCTTCGGCGACCTGCGCGAAAGCAGCGATCGTAAGCTCACCGAGTACGTGCTTCTAGGCACCCTGCTCAGCGTGTCAGCCACTCTGGCTCTAGGCTTGCTGGTACGCAGTCTGCACCTGGGCTGA
- a CDS encoding O-antigen ligase: MIIFTSACVFLLSALALVIPSGYSVGPALLVLASLTIWAARPVSDIQREDFLIMGALAVFGLVGCLEVVLDGQGTSGFDKPSRYLLAIPVLLVLLRYPPRQMAFWSGLAIGALGSGSLAAWQKFVEGAARADGSTNAIQFGNLSMLMGVLSLAGLGWAAAQPRHRAWVSLLVVAGLSGILGSLLSGSRGGWVGLPFVLLVMYRGYGHFLTRKQILGAGCAVILALGLIYTLPQMGVQQRVQEAVNQIALYVHGEGKTSSVGNRFELWKGSSHLFLERPVLGWGDLGYAKRMGELADQGIITQRSAHYGHPHNEFLDAASKRGLLGVFALLALYLVPMRLFAKRIGADDSATNAIATAGVLLPVAFIDYGLTQAFLTHNSGTMMYAFLLVSLWGLLRQREREMDAAA; this comes from the coding sequence ATGATCATTTTTACCAGCGCTTGTGTATTTCTGCTGAGTGCATTGGCGCTGGTGATACCGAGTGGCTATTCAGTGGGGCCTGCTTTGCTGGTGCTGGCCAGCCTCACGATATGGGCTGCGCGCCCCGTATCCGACATCCAGCGTGAAGACTTCCTAATCATGGGGGCGCTTGCAGTATTTGGCTTGGTGGGGTGCTTGGAGGTGGTGCTGGATGGGCAAGGCACCTCCGGTTTCGATAAACCCAGTCGATACCTTCTGGCTATCCCTGTGTTGCTGGTGCTGCTGCGCTATCCACCTCGTCAAATGGCATTTTGGTCTGGATTGGCGATAGGCGCGCTGGGGTCTGGCTCTTTGGCGGCATGGCAGAAGTTTGTTGAGGGTGCCGCGCGCGCGGATGGATCAACCAATGCCATTCAGTTCGGCAATCTCAGCATGCTCATGGGGGTGCTTAGCCTTGCGGGGCTCGGTTGGGCTGCGGCTCAGCCCCGTCATCGTGCCTGGGTCTCACTGCTTGTCGTGGCGGGGCTTTCTGGCATCCTCGGCTCCCTGCTATCCGGTAGTCGTGGCGGTTGGGTTGGCCTGCCCTTTGTTCTGTTGGTGATGTATAGAGGTTATGGCCATTTTCTGACGCGAAAGCAGATTCTAGGAGCTGGGTGTGCCGTGATTTTGGCTTTGGGGCTTATATATACTTTGCCCCAGATGGGTGTGCAGCAGCGAGTCCAGGAAGCTGTAAACCAAATTGCCCTCTACGTTCACGGCGAGGGTAAAACAAGCTCTGTTGGGAATCGGTTTGAATTATGGAAAGGTTCGAGCCATCTATTCCTTGAGCGGCCGGTATTGGGATGGGGGGACCTGGGCTATGCCAAGCGAATGGGAGAGCTGGCGGACCAGGGGATCATAACGCAAAGGAGTGCACACTACGGTCATCCGCATAACGAGTTTTTGGATGCTGCATCGAAGCGTGGCCTTCTTGGAGTGTTCGCGTTGTTGGCCCTTTACCTTGTCCCCATGAGGTTATTCGCCAAGCGAATAGGGGCTGACGATTCAGCGACCAATGCGATTGCTACTGCTGGTGTGCTGCTTCCTGTGGCCTTTATCGACTATGGGCTGACCCAGGCCTTCCTGACGCACAACAGCGGCACCATGATGTACGCTTTCTTGCTGGTATCGCTTTGGGGGCTGTTGCGGCAACGTGAGCGTGAGATGGACGCTGCCGCTTAA
- a CDS encoding site-specific integrase, producing the protein MSGKTNQKLTARTLERLAKAPPTDNVFDTELAGYHVRPGKRGLTFRLYYRTKTGRQRILTIGRYGTLTAAQARENAIEALAIVAQGGDPRAVLEEARIEEQRQQQQTLGAYLAGPYTAFQNRKKDGKGTLRRIEKDFSCWLNKSMSSLSRDQVERWQAEQESKDKPLAFGSLKRSYDAMHALLVHAAERKVIPANPLAGVKLQKPAMSDDAMADQAVSRRYLDDEEVEALFFGLEAYQDDRRQQRRSSRCHGKAYLPDLEGVTYVDHVKPWILTMYYTGFRPGDITGLRWEHVNLTFATIRKVVEKTAHHHPDPMTFPLSVAALDVLKGWHHQQGEPKAGLVFPSARNGRRMDKTAMQKPWATVRKLAGLPDDLHLYSLRHHFASQLVMAGVDLLAVSKLMAHSDIQTTIAHYAHLSPDHTRDAVEVFARKTLRQGADRTDTTGEEPLQSP; encoded by the coding sequence ATGTCAGGGAAAACCAATCAGAAGCTGACAGCCAGAACGCTTGAGCGGCTTGCGAAGGCGCCGCCGACTGATAACGTCTTCGACACCGAACTAGCAGGCTATCATGTCCGCCCTGGCAAGCGTGGACTGACTTTCCGACTGTACTACCGGACCAAGACTGGCCGCCAGCGCATCCTGACTATTGGCCGTTACGGCACCCTCACTGCAGCTCAAGCTCGCGAGAATGCCATCGAAGCGCTAGCTATCGTGGCCCAAGGCGGCGACCCCCGAGCCGTGCTGGAGGAGGCCAGGATCGAGGAGCAGCGCCAGCAGCAGCAAACGCTAGGTGCTTATCTGGCTGGTCCTTATACCGCCTTCCAGAATCGCAAGAAAGACGGCAAGGGTACGCTACGTAGAATCGAGAAAGATTTTAGCTGTTGGCTCAACAAATCGATGAGCAGCCTTAGTCGCGACCAAGTGGAGCGCTGGCAGGCCGAGCAGGAGTCCAAGGACAAGCCGCTGGCCTTTGGCAGTCTCAAGCGCTCCTATGACGCTATGCACGCTCTGCTGGTACATGCGGCCGAGCGCAAGGTGATACCAGCCAACCCCCTAGCTGGAGTGAAGTTGCAAAAACCCGCCATGTCCGATGATGCCATGGCCGATCAAGCAGTTAGCCGCCGCTATCTGGATGATGAGGAGGTTGAGGCACTGTTTTTTGGGCTGGAAGCGTATCAAGACGATCGGCGCCAACAGCGGCGCAGCAGCCGCTGTCATGGCAAGGCCTATCTGCCCGATCTTGAAGGCGTGACTTACGTGGATCACGTGAAGCCGTGGATTCTGACGATGTACTACACCGGCTTCCGGCCGGGTGATATCACCGGGCTTCGCTGGGAACACGTCAATCTGACCTTTGCCACTATTCGGAAGGTGGTAGAGAAAACTGCCCATCACCATCCCGATCCCATGACCTTTCCGTTGTCAGTGGCGGCCCTGGACGTCCTCAAGGGATGGCACCATCAGCAGGGCGAACCAAAGGCGGGGCTGGTGTTCCCCTCAGCGCGGAATGGTCGGCGTATGGACAAGACGGCGATGCAGAAACCCTGGGCTACCGTGCGCAAGCTGGCGGGGTTGCCTGATGACCTGCACCTATATAGCCTGCGGCACCACTTTGCCAGTCAACTGGTGATGGCCGGCGTGGATCTGCTGGCAGTCTCAAAGTTGATGGCGCACTCAGACATCCAGACGACAATTGCTCACTATGCGCACCTTAGCCCCGACCATACCCGTGATGCGGTTGAGGTGTTCGCACGCAAAACCCTGAGACAGGGTGCCGACAGAACTGACACAACTGGCGAAGAACCCCTGCAAAGCCCATGA
- a CDS encoding type II toxin-antitoxin system PrlF family antitoxin, whose product MNTTIEDDSTLTDRYQTTVPASVRRALKLKRRDRIHYMIRPNGEVVLTRACDEPGQDPVITSFLAFLERDLQEHPANIRPVTASTFAEAERLTAGIEVDLDEELAEDDDDA is encoded by the coding sequence ATGAACACGACCATTGAGGATGACTCCACCCTGACGGATCGCTACCAGACGACCGTTCCGGCATCGGTTCGTCGTGCGCTGAAGCTGAAACGCCGTGATCGGATTCATTACATGATTCGCCCCAATGGGGAAGTAGTGCTAACTCGTGCCTGCGATGAGCCCGGCCAAGATCCCGTGATTACCAGCTTCCTGGCCTTCCTGGAGCGCGATCTGCAGGAGCACCCGGCCAACATTCGTCCTGTCACTGCCAGCACCTTTGCCGAGGCCGAACGCCTGACGGCAGGCATTGAGGTAGATCTCGATGAAGAACTGGCAGAGGACGACGACGACGCATGA
- a CDS encoding DEAD/DEAH box helicase, whose translation MDETSALKQQWDHWISQWELTETSLAEGQRVDAKYRLGLFLDRGGRHAHVPTLTVIPVWLRPSKQRSRGTGWVSPRHIEVSASGELVPAPEAGWLAEQEDAIDLLMHGKVEMPWSSGQPPWALISQPFQARALWALLDSNTPPLLFYGKQTGPQLEHGPECRLAPSWQVDDQGVQQLQVSTMPPDMLSSEAIILRAGRELCYLDPERGQFGRMDGDPDLFAMLRRAPSVPPEISDWLAERLRESKRAGAAFPAPSQVSEHTLEDVAPRLKVTMVVAEGQIGFRHGAPLPRWIQTGAAVVSFDYDGIEVPPEEGEVAKGYRNGRRLTVVRDPQAELALVRALPPGMVTLERLAELQRMPDHLELPPWTFLLPIDETPPTSAVEWPTHLADPDGWWDMIAQLRQAGCLVVFSDDFPDEPIRLEPDSWHGELEPAGNGWFDLALDIEVAGERLNLLPILRQLLMREDFPLEPCEEESKDATWTLSLPDNRQLVLPLAKLRALMSPILDWLEDESDPEEALKLPLTTAEQLAPLAEQEHWAGRENVTVLAQRLRELPVSVPQPSGFAGELRDYQSRGVAWLRFLSELGTGGILADDMGLGKTVQVLAHVLDEHARGALEGPVLVVAPTSLVGNWCAEAARFAPSLKVIVLQGSKIQRHQQIEKSLPMADMVITTYPLLMRDVVLLQEQTFGLLVLDEAQAIKNAASQTARAVRELTVERALAMTGTPLENHLGELWAQLDVVAPGALGSQQWFGQRFRAPIEKDGDVSLSQSLSRRIAPLMLRRTKQQVLSELPDKTETRREIALTGGQRDLYESLRLAQHQRVQEAIAERGLAGSGIVMLDALLKLRQACCDPRLVKLDSAKEVRRSAKLEQLRELLPPLIEDGRRILIFSQFTEMLGLIGQALEDDHIPYTTLTGDTPGKTRTQRVALFQQGEVPVFLISLKAGGTGLNLTTADTVIHYDPWWNPAVEAQATGRAHRMGQQNPVFVYKLVCAGTVEERILDLQARKADLAASILEGGREQKSDGPLFDEEDLALLFAPVE comes from the coding sequence GTGGATGAGACGAGTGCGCTCAAGCAGCAGTGGGATCATTGGATTAGTCAATGGGAGCTGACCGAGACGTCACTGGCCGAGGGGCAACGCGTTGACGCCAAGTATCGACTAGGACTGTTCTTGGATCGCGGCGGTCGACATGCCCATGTGCCTACGTTGACGGTGATTCCAGTGTGGTTGCGACCCTCCAAACAACGCAGCCGCGGAACGGGATGGGTCTCTCCCCGCCACATCGAAGTCAGTGCCTCGGGAGAGTTAGTGCCGGCCCCTGAGGCGGGCTGGCTGGCCGAGCAAGAAGACGCGATTGATCTGCTGATGCACGGCAAGGTAGAGATGCCCTGGTCGAGCGGTCAGCCGCCATGGGCGCTGATATCACAACCGTTTCAGGCGCGGGCGTTATGGGCATTACTAGACAGCAATACGCCGCCGCTATTGTTTTACGGCAAGCAGACAGGCCCTCAGCTGGAGCATGGCCCTGAGTGCCGCCTGGCGCCCAGCTGGCAGGTAGATGACCAGGGCGTCCAGCAACTGCAAGTGTCGACGATGCCTCCCGACATGCTTTCCTCCGAGGCCATCATTCTTAGAGCTGGTCGTGAGCTCTGCTATCTCGATCCCGAGCGTGGCCAGTTTGGCCGAATGGACGGCGATCCAGACCTGTTTGCCATGTTACGTCGGGCGCCGTCGGTACCACCCGAGATCAGTGACTGGTTAGCAGAGCGGTTGCGTGAGTCGAAGAGGGCGGGGGCGGCATTTCCGGCGCCTAGCCAAGTGTCAGAGCACACTCTGGAGGACGTGGCGCCGCGGCTCAAGGTGACCATGGTAGTGGCTGAAGGCCAAATTGGCTTCCGTCATGGTGCGCCGTTACCTCGTTGGATCCAGACAGGAGCGGCGGTCGTCAGCTTTGACTATGACGGAATCGAGGTGCCTCCTGAAGAAGGCGAGGTCGCTAAGGGCTACCGAAATGGTCGGCGGCTGACGGTGGTGCGCGATCCGCAGGCGGAGCTGGCATTGGTGCGCGCCCTGCCGCCTGGGATGGTGACGCTGGAGCGGCTGGCCGAGCTGCAGAGGATGCCGGACCATCTTGAATTGCCCCCCTGGACGTTTCTGCTGCCCATCGATGAAACGCCTCCGACCAGCGCCGTGGAGTGGCCGACCCATCTGGCGGACCCCGATGGTTGGTGGGACATGATCGCCCAGCTGCGTCAGGCGGGTTGCCTGGTCGTGTTCAGCGATGACTTTCCCGATGAGCCAATTCGCCTCGAGCCGGATAGCTGGCATGGCGAACTGGAGCCAGCGGGCAATGGGTGGTTCGATCTGGCGCTGGATATCGAGGTGGCAGGGGAGCGGCTGAACCTACTGCCGATCCTACGCCAGCTGTTGATGCGTGAGGATTTTCCGTTGGAACCCTGTGAGGAGGAATCTAAAGACGCGACCTGGACGCTGAGCCTGCCGGATAACCGGCAGCTGGTGCTGCCTCTGGCCAAGCTGCGGGCGCTAATGTCGCCGATCCTCGACTGGTTGGAAGATGAAAGCGATCCCGAGGAGGCGCTCAAGCTGCCACTGACAACGGCCGAGCAGCTTGCGCCCTTGGCTGAACAAGAACACTGGGCGGGACGCGAGAACGTAACCGTTTTGGCTCAACGCCTACGGGAGCTCCCCGTCAGCGTCCCCCAACCATCAGGGTTTGCCGGAGAGCTGCGTGACTATCAGTCTCGAGGTGTGGCCTGGTTGCGCTTTCTCTCCGAGCTCGGCACGGGAGGTATCCTCGCCGACGATATGGGGCTTGGCAAGACAGTTCAGGTGCTGGCACATGTACTCGATGAGCATGCCCGTGGTGCGCTGGAAGGGCCAGTACTAGTGGTAGCGCCTACAAGCCTGGTGGGCAACTGGTGTGCTGAAGCCGCACGGTTCGCCCCGAGTTTGAAGGTAATTGTCTTGCAGGGCAGTAAAATCCAGCGTCATCAGCAGATCGAGAAGTCCCTACCCATGGCCGATATGGTGATAACTACCTACCCGTTGCTGATGCGCGATGTGGTCTTGTTGCAAGAACAGACGTTTGGTCTATTAGTGCTTGATGAGGCTCAGGCGATCAAGAATGCGGCGAGCCAGACAGCGCGTGCTGTACGCGAGCTCACCGTAGAACGAGCGTTGGCGATGACAGGGACGCCGTTGGAGAACCATCTGGGCGAGCTGTGGGCCCAGCTCGATGTGGTGGCACCGGGGGCGTTGGGCAGCCAGCAGTGGTTTGGGCAGCGTTTTCGCGCCCCGATCGAGAAGGACGGCGACGTATCGCTGAGCCAGAGCCTTTCGCGGCGCATCGCGCCTCTGATGCTGCGCCGAACCAAGCAGCAGGTGCTGAGTGAGTTACCTGATAAGACCGAGACGCGTCGCGAGATCGCGCTGACCGGTGGCCAGCGCGATCTCTATGAGAGCCTGCGCCTGGCCCAGCACCAACGGGTGCAAGAGGCCATCGCCGAGCGTGGCCTGGCCGGTTCCGGTATCGTGATGTTGGATGCGCTGCTTAAGCTGCGTCAGGCCTGCTGTGACCCTCGCCTGGTCAAGCTGGACAGCGCGAAAGAGGTGCGCCGCTCAGCCAAGCTGGAGCAGTTGCGTGAGTTGCTGCCGCCGCTGATCGAGGACGGGCGCCGGATCCTGATCTTCTCGCAGTTCACCGAAATGCTCGGGCTGATTGGCCAGGCGTTGGAAGACGACCACATCCCCTACACGACTCTTACTGGCGACACTCCGGGCAAGACCCGCACCCAGCGGGTAGCGCTGTTCCAGCAGGGCGAGGTCCCGGTCTTCCTGATCAGCCTCAAGGCCGGCGGCACCGGTCTCAATCTCACCACAGCAGATACCGTGATTCACTATGATCCTTGGTGGAACCCTGCGGTGGAAGCTCAGGCGACCGGACGTGCTCATCGCATGGGACAGCAGAATCCGGTGTTCGTCTACAAGCTGGTATGTGCCGGCACCGTGGAGGAGCGCATTCTCGACCTGCAGGCGCGCAAGGCGGACCTGGCCGCCTCGATCCTGGAGGGTGGTAGGGAACAGAAGAGCGATGGTCCCCTGTTCGATGAAGAGGATCTGGCGTTACTGTTCGCGCCAGTGGAATAG
- a CDS encoding Rpn family recombination-promoting nuclease/putative transposase produces MQDQSDPRIFRIDHLLKAHVTTPRQGLPPVLPIVLYNGSDRWTAPQDIYDMVQPEPPAFLRVYQPHLRYYLIDEGRYTAEELGQRQTPLSGVFGIENAVGSREALQRAVDRVVGIIQNDPHKERTDAIITRWLKRHLQWLGAGVNLEQLNSLVEDRDMLAENLENWAKKERQEGRQEGEQLRAEQTARNLIQLGVLTDEQIAEATGLALADVRVLRAKS; encoded by the coding sequence ATTCAGGATCAGTCGGACCCGCGCATTTTCCGAATTGACCACCTGCTCAAGGCCCATGTCACGACGCCGCGCCAAGGGTTGCCACCGGTGTTGCCCATCGTGCTTTACAACGGCTCGGATCGCTGGACGGCACCGCAAGACATCTACGACATGGTACAGCCGGAACCACCAGCCTTTCTCCGGGTCTATCAGCCGCACCTGCGATACTACCTAATCGATGAGGGCCGCTATACTGCCGAGGAACTAGGGCAGCGGCAGACCCCACTGAGTGGGGTGTTCGGTATCGAAAATGCCGTGGGCAGTCGAGAGGCCCTACAACGGGCCGTCGATCGGGTTGTGGGGATCATCCAGAATGATCCCCACAAGGAACGTACGGACGCCATCATCACCCGCTGGTTGAAGCGCCATCTTCAATGGCTCGGGGCTGGCGTTAACCTTGAGCAGCTCAACAGCTTGGTGGAGGATAGAGACATGCTGGCAGAAAATCTGGAAAACTGGGCGAAGAAAGAGCGGCAGGAAGGTCGCCAGGAAGGTGAGCAACTGCGTGCTGAACAGACAGCTCGTAACCTTATTCAGTTGGGTGTGCTGACGGATGAACAGATCGCGGAGGCGACGGGCCTTGCGCTGGCTGATGTCCGAGTCCTGCGTGCCAAGAGTTAA
- a CDS encoding transporter substrate-binding domain-containing protein produces the protein MTRVTAGLAAALASLLIAAPAHADDPLTLAVDIPFEPFEYRLPDGTLTGFEVELGEEVCRRIQRECEWVEQGWDGIIPGLLARKYDAIMSSMAITDARRDKVLFSEPYYSNPSVWVTQEGREIDIEDTAALEGLAVGVQRGTIRDNYITDTYGDLVDVRRYSTGEDLALDVRTGRLDAAFMYYPLALSSLDVDAEGSDFVTSSSLIREPNRYFGHGVAVAFHPRNEALADQFNEALREIKQDGTYDELMHKYVDYDIKI, from the coding sequence ATGACCCGTGTTACTGCAGGCTTGGCCGCTGCGTTGGCGTCGTTGTTGATCGCTGCTCCGGCCCACGCGGATGACCCGTTGACGCTCGCCGTGGATATTCCCTTTGAACCCTTCGAATATCGCTTGCCCGACGGCACCCTGACAGGCTTCGAAGTGGAACTGGGAGAGGAAGTTTGCCGGCGCATCCAGCGTGAATGCGAATGGGTGGAGCAGGGCTGGGACGGGATCATTCCCGGCCTGCTGGCCAGGAAATACGACGCCATCATGTCCTCCATGGCGATCACCGATGCACGCCGCGATAAGGTCCTGTTCTCCGAGCCCTACTATAGCAATCCCAGTGTCTGGGTGACCCAGGAAGGCCGGGAAATTGATATCGAGGACACTGCAGCGCTGGAAGGCCTGGCAGTGGGCGTGCAGCGAGGCACTATCCGGGACAATTACATCACCGATACTTACGGCGATCTCGTCGACGTGCGGCGCTATTCGACAGGCGAGGACCTGGCGCTGGATGTGAGGACGGGGCGCCTCGACGCCGCCTTCATGTATTACCCCCTGGCGCTATCATCGCTCGACGTCGACGCTGAAGGCAGTGACTTCGTCACGAGCTCGTCGTTGATTCGCGAGCCCAACCGTTACTTCGGGCATGGCGTCGCGGTGGCCTTCCACCCTCGCAATGAAGCCCTGGCGGATCAGTTCAACGAGGCGCTGCGTGAGATTAAGCAAGATGGCACCTACGACGAGCTCATGCACAAGTACGTCGACTACGACATCAAGATCTGA
- a CDS encoding type II toxin-antitoxin system YafQ family toxin produces the protein MLTPIRSSQFKRDVKRVQKRGKDMDKLRHLLGLLLEQAPLPDTYQDHPLRGNWKDYRDAHIEPDWLVLYRVVDDELHLARTGSHADLFRE, from the coding sequence ATGCTGACCCCAATCCGTTCCAGTCAGTTCAAACGCGATGTGAAGCGGGTCCAGAAGCGCGGCAAGGACATGGACAAGCTACGGCACCTCCTGGGCCTGCTGCTCGAGCAAGCTCCCTTGCCGGATACCTACCAGGATCACCCGCTGCGGGGGAACTGGAAGGACTACCGGGATGCCCACATCGAACCCGATTGGTTGGTGCTGTATCGCGTAGTAGATGACGAACTGCACTTGGCTCGTACTGGTAGCCACGCTGATCTTTTCCGCGAGTAG
- a CDS encoding type II toxin-antitoxin system RelB/DinJ family antitoxin, translated as MSADTVVRARIDTETKERATAALEAMGLSVSDAIRLLMLRIADEKRLPFAVQVPNATTAKALEELDAGKGKRFDSADALFEDLGI; from the coding sequence ATGAGTGCTGATACTGTGGTCCGAGCCCGCATCGATACCGAAACCAAGGAGCGCGCCACCGCCGCCCTGGAGGCCATGGGTCTGTCCGTGTCCGACGCCATTCGCCTGCTGATGCTGCGGATCGCCGACGAAAAGCGCCTGCCGTTTGCCGTGCAGGTGCCCAACGCCACCACGGCTAAGGCCCTGGAAGAGCTGGATGCTGGCAAGGGCAAGCGCTTTGATAGTGCGGATGCACTGTTCGAGGACCTGGGCATCTGA
- a CDS encoding IS66 family transposase: protein MNMPPDLSQLSPDQLRHLAATLMTQVEEKDKALRHSEQVNQKLTYELALLKRHAFGKRSEQLNVLQISLLEDGMDADIAAIETELEDLVTTDASSAPKKTPKRAPLPPELPRTEIHHDPENDHCPCGCQLRRIGEEVSEKLDYTPGVFHVERHIRGKWVCDHCETLTQAPMPAQIIDKGIPTAGLLAQVLIAKYADHLPLYRQEQIFSRAGVAIPRSTLAEWVGICGVRLQPLIDALRKLLLSEPVLHADETPVPMLAPGKKKTHRAYLWAYATTPYAGLKAVVYDFSEGRSGQHARDFLGEWRGKLVCDDYSGYKQSFANGVTEIGCMAHARRKFVDLHVAGKSQIAEQAIELIGQLYQLEREAQPLTEEERQRLRDTRARPLADTLHRWMLAHREKVPNGSATAKALDYSLKRWAALTRYLDDGRLPIDNNRVENLIRPWALGRSNWLFAGSLRSGQRAATIMSLIQCAKLNGHEPYAYLKDVLERLPTHKASQIHELLPHHWQHNV from the coding sequence ATGAACATGCCTCCCGACCTGTCTCAGCTCTCTCCCGATCAGCTCCGCCACCTGGCGGCAACGCTGATGACGCAGGTCGAGGAAAAGGATAAAGCGCTCCGCCACAGCGAGCAGGTCAATCAGAAGCTGACCTATGAACTGGCGCTGCTCAAGCGCCACGCCTTCGGCAAGCGCAGCGAGCAGCTCAACGTTCTGCAGATCAGTCTGCTGGAGGATGGGATGGATGCCGACATCGCCGCCATCGAGACTGAGTTGGAAGACCTGGTCACGACCGATGCGTCATCGGCGCCCAAGAAGACGCCCAAGCGCGCCCCCTTGCCTCCCGAACTGCCGCGCACCGAGATTCACCATGACCCAGAGAATGATCACTGCCCGTGTGGTTGTCAGCTGCGGCGGATCGGCGAGGAGGTCAGCGAGAAGCTCGACTACACGCCGGGCGTATTCCATGTCGAGCGCCATATCCGTGGCAAGTGGGTCTGTGATCACTGCGAGACACTGACCCAGGCGCCGATGCCGGCGCAGATCATCGACAAGGGCATCCCCACCGCCGGTCTGCTGGCCCAGGTGCTGATCGCCAAGTACGCCGATCACCTCCCACTGTATCGCCAGGAGCAGATCTTCTCCCGTGCCGGCGTGGCGATTCCGCGCTCCACTCTGGCCGAGTGGGTCGGCATCTGCGGCGTGCGGCTTCAGCCGCTGATCGATGCCCTACGTAAGCTGCTGCTCAGTGAGCCGGTGCTGCATGCCGACGAGACGCCGGTGCCGATGCTGGCCCCGGGCAAGAAGAAGACACATCGCGCCTACCTTTGGGCTTACGCCACCACGCCCTACGCCGGCCTGAAGGCCGTCGTCTACGACTTCAGCGAGGGACGCAGTGGTCAGCATGCCCGCGACTTCCTCGGCGAGTGGCGGGGCAAGCTGGTCTGCGACGACTACAGCGGCTACAAGCAAAGCTTCGCCAACGGCGTCACCGAGATCGGCTGCATGGCTCATGCGCGGCGCAAGTTCGTTGATCTGCATGTAGCCGGCAAGAGCCAGATCGCCGAGCAGGCCATCGAGCTGATCGGCCAGCTCTACCAACTAGAGCGCGAGGCCCAGCCATTGACCGAGGAAGAACGCCAGCGGTTACGCGACACTCGAGCCAGACCTCTCGCCGACACGCTGCACCGCTGGATGCTGGCCCACCGAGAAAAGGTGCCGAATGGTTCGGCGACGGCGAAAGCGCTGGACTACAGCCTGAAGCGTTGGGCGGCGTTGACGCGCTATCTGGATGACGGCCGACTACCTATCGATAACAACCGGGTCGAGAACCTGATCCGCCCTTGGGCGCTGGGCCGCAGCAACTGGCTATTCGCCGGGTCACTGCGCAGTGGCCAGCGCGCCGCTACCATCATGAGCTTGATCCAGTGCGCCAAGCTCAACGGCCACGAGCCCTATGCCTACCTGAAGGACGTGCTGGAACGGCTACCGACACACAAGGCCAGCCAGATCCACGAGCTTCTGCCCCATCACTGGCAGCACAACGTCTGA